The Silene latifolia isolate original U9 population chromosome Y, ASM4854445v1, whole genome shotgun sequence sequence AAGTCAGCTAGGGCTTGGGACTTTATGGTTGTTCGGGGTTCAAATTTCAGGTCATACCCACTCAGGTGGATAGACCACTTAACCGTTCTCCCTGACAGTTCGGGTTTCCTCATTATGGTTCTGAGGGAGTAGTTGGTCACGACTGAAATtgtatgtgactcaaaatagggacgcaatttgtacgaagcagtaacaagtgctaaaacgagtttttctagagatgtgtacctggtctctgcaggtaacagagacttgcttatatagtatactGGTTTCTGCATACCTTCGTGCTCTCGTACCAGTACAACACTTACAGCCACCTCTGTCACTGATAAATACAAGTAAAGCGGTTCTCCCTGTTCTGGCTTGGAGAGAAGCAGAGGGGTGCTCAGGTACTGCTCGAGCTCCATAAACGCCTTTTCATGCTCCTGCGTCCACCcaaacttctggctcttcctCAGGATGTCATAGAATAATCGACACCTGTCTGAGGACCTTGATATGAACCGGTTTAGGGCTGCTACCCGTCCTGTGAGCCTCTTTACGTCCTTTGGCTTCTGAGGAGATTCTAACTGAAGTACTGCTTTGATTTGCTCCGagctggcctctatccctctttaCGTCACCAAGTACCCCAGGAATTTCCCAAATGAGACTCCAAAAGTGCATTTCAGGGGGTTCAGCTTCATATGGTATTTTCTAAAGATCGAGAAGGTATTCTCCAGGTCGGACATGTGTTGTTCTGCCTTCTCGGatttgactaccatatcgtcaatgtaGACTTCTATTATTCTCTCTATCTCTTCCTTCAACATTATGTTCACCAGGCACTGATAGGTGGAACCAGCATTCTTGAGGCCAAAGGGCATCACATTGTAGTAGTACAAGCCTCTGTCATATCTGAAGGCTGTTTTCTCCTGTTCCTTAGGGTCCATTTTTATTTGGTTGTAACCACTCCAGGCGTCAAGGAAGGTAAGTAGCTCATGCCCTGCTGTAGCGTCTACCATGGAATCAATGTGCGGCAGGAGGAACGGGTCGTTTGGGCAAGCTTtgttaagatttgtaaaatcaacacataATCTCCACTTGTTGTTCTTCTTGGGTAAAACCACAACATTCGAGAGCCATTCTGGGTAGTTAACTTCCCTGATCTTGCCTGCTGCCAGGAGGTTGTCTACCTCCTGGTTTATCATCTCGTTCCTTTCAGGagcaaatttccgccttttctgcTGGACTGGAAGAAAGCTAGGGCCTACATTTAACCGGGGTGTAATTACACTTGGATCTATGCCAATCATGTCGCTATGGGACCAGGCGCAACCCATGTTAGTACGTAGAAATTTAATTATCTACTCACGGATGTTACATGCACAATCTGCTCCCACCAGCACTGTTCTTGCTGGAAACTGTGTGTCCAGGTTTACTTCATCAAGTTCCTCCTGGGGAGGTGCCATATACTCCCTCTGGACGCACagtttctgtaattgctatgttgGACTAGCTGCAGTTGGTTTCAGAGCGTTCTTGTAGCAATCTCGAGCTATATTTTGATATCCTCGTATATCCTGTACCCCCCAGGGTGTAGGGAACTTTAGGCTCTGATGGTACGTTGATGGTACCGCTTTAATTTCGTagatccagggcctgccaagtATCACGTTATAAGTTGACGGACCATCAATGACTAAGTACCGTACCTGTTCGTTCACACCCCCTGCAAAGGTAGGTATCACTATTTCTCCAAGGGATTGTTTAGTTTCTCCGCTGAAGCCTACCAAGGGTACTGCCTTCTGCACCAGGTCtttctcgctgaaccccatgttCTTCAAGGTTTCCAGCATTACCAGATTCACGGAGCTTCCTATATCTACCAATATCTTTTTAACAAGGCAATTCCTTATAGAAAGGGTAATGATCAAGGCGTCATTGTGGTGTTCTGCCTCATCAGGTACGTCTGCCTCGTCGAATGAGATTGCTGGTAGATCCCTGTCTGCTGACCCTGAGGTAGAACTCTGGTTTATCTCCTTTAGTCTCGGTTGCATGGCGCTTTATTGCTGAATAAGTGAGACCACATATCTCCGACACCCCTGTGATGACACTCACGACCTTTGAGTAAGGTAGAGGTGGGGATGGTTGGGCCTGGTCAGCAGTATTCACCTTTCCAAATTTCGCCCCCTTGGGGAGCAGGTGATCCAAGCATCTAGCACTGTAGAGGTGCTTCACTTCCTTTCGTAGTACTATACAATCTTCTGTATTGTGGCCAATATTGTTGTGGTATTATTCACACCTTTTGATGGCATCTCTTCTGTTGTTCTCCCTGGGGGTAGGCTTCTTGGGCCACCTGGCCCTCTGCCCTAGCTCTCTGATTGCCTTCATTACCCCAACAAGTCCAGTGGTGAAACCGTACTCGTTGAGCTTAGGTGGAGCCTTGGTGCTCTCTGTTTTTCCTGAGACTTTGTTCATTGTGTTCTTGCGGTACGGTTtggctctttcattctttttttctGTTGTGATTTTTCTGCTGGACGACTCTGCTTCATGTAGGTCCCTTCTATCCTCATCCTACTCTAGGCGATAAGTAGCCTCTACCATTTGCTTGACTTCCTCAAAGGTGGCGCATGGATGCTTGGTGAGATCCTTGTACAAATCAGAGTCGCAATGCAATCCTCTTCTGAAGGCGTTGACTGTCGTTGTAGGGTCACACCTAGGGATAGATATTTTTTCTACGTTGAATCTGGCGAAATAATTCCTGGTGGACTCCTCGAACCTCTGGAAGATCCGTTATAGATCACTGGATAATTTTTCTGGCTTGCGACTGCTGTTTGAAAACGTTCACTAACCCTGCGAAGCTGGAAATAGATTTGTTGGGAAGGTTAATGAATCACTGGAGGTGgaccgaatcctttgcacatacatGCCTCCTTCTCCGGCCCTGTTGCTGCAACCACCATAATTT is a genomic window containing:
- the LOC141629983 gene encoding uncharacterized protein LOC141629983 translates to MQPRLKEINQSSTSGSADRDLPAISFDEADVPDEAEHHNDALIITLSIRNCLVKKILVDIGSSVNLVMLETLKNMGFSEKDLVQKAVPLVGFSGETKQSLGEIVIPTFAGGVNEQVRYLVIDGPSTYNVILGRPWIYEIKAVPSTYHQSLKFPTPWGVQDIRGYQNIARDCYKNALKPTAASPT